TGTGGCACGCGGTGCCGGCGTACCCGACGCTCAGCGAGGTCTGGCTGCGCTGGCTCGAGGCCTACGGTCGGCCGGAAGCCTGATCACGCCGTAGCGGCGACGGCGGGCTTCCACGCCACGGTCGACACACACAGGTCGAACAGGGCCCTCATGAGCACGAAGGGCCGGTCGTCGGCGGGCGCATCGACCGGGCGGACGATCGTGGCCGTCAGCTGCAGGGCGCGCTTGTGGTCCGATCCGGGCACCGGTGTCAGGTAGACGACGTTCGTCTGGCGGAACTCGCCGTCGTCCATCTTCTGCGTCGTCTCGCGCTCGAACCGCAGGAAGCGCTTGTCGCCGAGCAGCGGGGTGGCGCCGGCTTCGCGGATCAGCGAGCGGATCAGCGGATCGAGGTTCTCCCCCGGCACCGGCGCGTGCCGCAGCGAGGCCACCAGCGATGCGGGCAGTGCGAGCGCGTCGTCATCACCGGTCTCGGGGGTGAAGAAGGCGATGACCGACTCCTTGGCCATCTTGTCGAAAGCGTCGTCGACGAGCGGCTGCACCCGAGCGAGCAGGTCGGGGCGGTGCGCCCGCATGAGACGGTCACGCATCGCGGCGCGCAGCTCCTCCCGCTGTGCACTGTTCGCGTCGCGCCGCACCCAGCCGGTGGGCAGCGTGATCTCGAACAGCGGGTCGGGGGTGCCGCCCAGCTGCTCGCGCAGCGACAGCCGTTCGGGCTGCGGATTCAGGTCGTCGGGGCCGGGCTTCGCATCGTTCACGGTGGTCCTCTCGTCAGTCGCTCACGCGGGACTCGCCGTCGAGCAGATACAGGGTCCCGAGCTCTCGGGCATGTGCGCGGTCATGCTGCTCGGCGCCGAGCAGGCCGCGTTCGAGCAGCACGTCCAGCGCGGCGTTGCGGTCGGCGAGGATCGCGTTCCGCTCGTCGTAGGACAACGCGGCGACCTGTTCGCGCACCGTGGTCCGGGTGAGCGCCGCCGACGCCCGGTCGGGCGGCGCGTCGTCTTCTTCTTCGGCGGGGCGCACGCGGAAGCGGATCAGCACGGCGACGACGGTGAACACCGCGATGACCGCGCAGGCGATGACGATGCCGTGCCAGAATTCCCACCCGATGACGCCCTGCTCTTGGGAGATCGACGGCATGGTCCAGCTCGACGACACCGCGCACAGGGCCGCGATGATCGCGAAGACGAGCAGCAGCGGCGACCAGCGCGCACCGCCGATGGCCCAGACGATGAGGGCGACCACCAGCGCGACGGCGGCGATCGCGTAGCAGACGCCCGCGATAGGCACGGACCGCTCGGCGGGCATGACCCAGAACTGGAAGCGGTCGCCGATGAGCACGGCGTACCCGGCGATCGGCGCCAGCCCCGCGACGACCATGAGCAGGCCGAGCACGAACCGCCCCGCCCGCCGGCCGGAGCTCGGCTTCGGTGCGCCGACGGTGCCGGCGAGTGCCGCACCGTCGGCGCCGAAGTGCCGGTAGACGTCGGGGTGGTCCTGGAAGGCGACCGACTCGAGTCGCGCGAGAGACAGCGGTGCGGCCAGCGAGTGCTCTTCGGCCCACGCCTGGGCGCTGTCGTGGCGGAAGCTCATCGTGCAGGCAGGCTATCAGCCCAGCTCGCGTCCTCGATGAAGCCGGCCGGCGCCCGGGCGACGACGGGACGCCCATCGGGGGCGGTGAAGGTGAGTGTCTGCACGAACGCGTGGAACTGAGCGATGAGCAGGGTCAGCAGTTCGCCGATCGTGGGCTGGAAGGTGACGACGACCGCCGCTTCCGGAGTGATGAAGCTGATCTGGATGCCGACCAGGGTGATGCCGGTGGGCTCATCGTGGACCTGCTGCACGGTCTGCACGCCGACGCCGAGCCCCTCGGCTTCGTAGAGGATCCCCTCACGCGGACCGCCGCCGGCCGGCGGCGCGCCGAAGGCGGCGTCGACGTGGGCGACCAGCGTCGCCGGCACCGGCCACAGCTGGAAGGCCAGCGCGGCGTCGGCCGGACGGGCGGCCAGGCCCGCCCGCAGGATCTCCTCGACGACAACGGACTGCTCGGGGTTCCCGTGCTCGGCCCACGCGACGCGCAGCTCCTCCGCGCGGTCGCGGACCCACGCCTCGGGATCGTCGACCCGGGCGGGCAGCCCGAGCCACCCGGGCGCGTCGGTGTGGGCGTCGAGGCGCCACATCCCCTCGCCCCAGCCGGCCGGCGGCGCGGTCGGCACCGACGGCGCGGAGACCGCCTGCGAGGTCACAGGAACGCTCCGACCCACGGGGCCTGACTGCTGGGACCACGGTCGGCGTTGCCGGTCCACTTGGCGATCTTGTCACCGATGCCCCACGCACCCGACACGAGCATGTAGGCGCCCTCCCACGCGGCGGCACCCCAGTTCGAGCGCGCCCACTGACCGCTGGCACCGCCGATGGACTCGGCAAGGTTGCTCAGGCTCGTGGTGTCGCGGCCGAACATGAAGCGGGTGAGGACGTCGCCGATGCTGCGGTTGTTCATGTTGATGACGTTCCACGCGCCGTTGGCGAGATTCGGCGAGAAGTTGAGGATCGTCCGCATCTGGCCGAGCTGCCCGGCCGCCGCCGACCACGACGAGGGGCGGAACGCGGTGAACATGTCGCCTGCGAAGTCGACGAGACCGGCCTTGCCCTGGAAGAGCTTGCCGAGCTTGCCGAACGGGACCACCCCGATGATGGCGATGATCAGCTTGTCCATCCCTGCGTCGTCGCGCAGCACCTGGTATGCGGTCAGCAGCAGGGTGGCCACGCCGATCACGGCGCCGATGAGGGCGAACAGCGGGCCGCCGATGATGATGCCGGCGATCGCGACGATGAGACCGACCCAGCCGAGCACCTCGAGCACCACCGAGACGACGCCGTCGAGGTTGTCCCAGAAGCTGTCCTTGATCGATCCGTCGAGCACATCGCCGATGCCGCGCACGGCGGTGTCGAACGCGTCCGACCAGTCGTCGTAGAGGTTGTCGAAGGCACGCGCGTCGGCCTGCCAGTCCTCATAGAGGTCTTGCCGGGCTTCGTCCTCCGCGGCTGCCTGCTCGGCTTCGTCCGGGTCGGTCGGCGGGAACGGACGGCCGTTGCGGTTGCCGGGAGCACCGCTGTATACGGTCCAGGACTCGTGGCAGTTGTCCACCACGACCCGGATGCGCGGCTGCAGGTCTTCGACGGCGTCCCCGTAGGCGATGAGCACCGGCCCGGTCGGCTCGTACATGTTGCCCGCCCGCCGCAGTTCGGCGTAGGTCTCGCCGACGATCTCGCGGATCTTGTCGATCGCCTTGCCCTTCTGGCCGTCCTCACCGGTGACGAGCTCTTCCAGGACGTCGGCGCTGCCGGTCATCTGCCGGCCGATCGACCGGATGCGCCGGCCATGGGTCTTGATCTCCGACGCGTTGCCGTCGAGATACTCGATCTCACGCCCGCGGGGCGAGTGCTCCATCCACATGTCTGCGTCTGCTTTCGTCGTCAGGCCGGGGTCGGCCGCGTCGCGTCGCTCAAGCCCGACGCGTCGATGTCCATCTGGGAGGCCGTCTCGGTGTCCCAGCCGCTGAACCCTTCGAGCACGCCGACGACGTGCTCGTGGATCTTGGTGATATCGCGCACCAGATCGCCTCGCCGGTCGTTCCACCGGCCCTCGAAGTCGCCGACCTTGTCGCGCAGGCTGCTGTGATCGAACGGCCGGCCGACCGCGTCCTGGAGCGCGTCGGCGAGTCCGCCCGCGTCCTCGAGCTCGTCGATGATGCGGCCCAGCCGGTTGCTCGTGCGCTCCAGAACCGAGTAGTTGACCCAGACGACGTCGGTCATGGCGATCCTCCTGGCTTCGAACTGGTCCGTCGCCCGGTCGGGCTGACATCACGAACCTAACGAACCCGGGCGCAGCGCCGCGATGGGGAGCACTCCCCATGCGGCCTCCCGCGCGTATCGCGGGCACGCGAAAGGGCGGGCCCGATGCGGACCCGCCCCTCGAAGTGCGTTCGTGCGGCTCAGCCGCCGGCGAGCTGCTGATCCAGATCCTGGATCGCGCGCATCATGCCCAGCAGAGCCTCGGACATGTCGTTGATGCCGTCCGTGGCGTTCTTCAGACCCGTGGTCAGCTCCTCGTAACCGTCACCGAACTTGCCCGACGCGTGCTGCGTCTTGAAGTCCTCACCCAGCAGCGTGTCCACCTGGCTCTTCAGCGTGTCCAGCTGACCCTGAATGTCGTCACGAGCCTGCGACAGCGACGAGGCCACCTGCTCCATCTCCGAATACGATGCTCCGAAATCAGCCATCGTCAACTCCCTCAGTCAAAATTCCCGACCCACTCCGGGCCGACACCACGAACCTAACAACCCCCGCCCGACACCGTCGATGGGGAGCACTCCCCATGCCGCCTCCCGCGCGTATCGCGGGCACGCGAAAGGGCGGGCCCGATGCGGACCCGCCCCTCGAAGTGCGTTCGTGCGGCTCAGCCGCCGGCGAGCTGCTGATCCAGATCCTGGATCGCGCGCATCATGCCCAGCAGAGCCTCGGACATGTCGTTGATGCCGTCCGTGGCGTTCTTCAGACCCGTGGTCAGCTCCTCGTAACCGTCACCGAACTTGCCCGACGCGTGCTGCGTCTTGAAGTCCTCACCCAGCAGCGTGTCCACCTGGCTCTTCAGCGTGTCCAGCTGACCCTGAATGTCGTCACGAGCCTGCGACAGCGACGAGGCCACCTGCTCCATCTCCGAATACGATGCTCCGAAATCAGCCATCGTCAACTCCCTCAGTCAAAATTCCCGACCCACTCCGGGCCGACACCACGAACCTAACAACCCCCGCCCGACACCGTCGATGGGGAGCACTCCCCATGCCTGTCACCCCGCGTTGGTGGTCTCGCGGAGGGGGAGCTTCGCGGCATCCACCAGCGGCATCTGCACGGTGACCGCGCGCCCGGCCTGGACGAAGATGCCACGGCCCTCGGGGAAGTCCGAGCGCTTGACCTTCGGGAACGGCACCTTGAACACCGAGTCGCCGTCGAACGAGTCGGGACGGATGACGATGCCCTTCCGGCCGGCCTTGAAGTCGCCGACGAGGCCGAAGCCGCTGGTGACCTGGTTCACGTCGGCGTCGCCGATCAGGAAGTGGTCGCTGCGGTTGACGGCCTGGAGCAGGGCCTTCAGGGGGCGCTCGGCGGGCGAGTCCGCGAACTGCGGCAGGTCCTCCACGACGATCATCAGCCGCATGCCGAGCGCCTCGTCTGCCACGAGCTCGGCCAGTTCGGTCGCGAGTTCCTTGGCGTCGTCGGGGGTCGTGGCGCTGCGCATCCATGGCGCGAACTCGCGCAGCTGCGAGCGACGCCCGCCGAAGTGGAACAACCGCACCTCGGGATCGAAGCGCGTCATCGACGTGATGAGCGCCTTCATCGCGTTCGTCTTGCCCGACTGCGGCGGGCCGGCCACCACGAAGGTGCCGACCGGGTCGAAGTCGCGCGCCGCGAGGGTGTCTTCGGCGACGCCCAGGACGGGGAACTCGCCGATGCGGTCGGGCAGGTCGGCGAGCGCGAGCCGGGTGGGCAGCGATCCGATCTCGTCGACCTCGCGGGCACCGCCGGCGCGCAGCTCGGCGGCCAGCTGCTCCATGAGCTTGGTCTGCTCGGCTACGTTCGGCGTGCCGCCGAGGACGGCGATCTGCGTCTCGAAGCCGTCGATGATGGCGCGCCCGGGGGCCGAGCGCTCGTCGAGGACGTCCTTGGGCGCATTCAGCAGGGCGTACGCGTTCTCGTCCGAGAGGCGCAGCACGATGCGGCGCGAGACGTTCGCGCTGACGGCGGTGGGCACCGAGCCCGACCGGTCCGCGGTCGCGACCACGTGCACGCCGAGCGGGCGGCCCTCGCCGAGGATCCGCATGAACGCCTGGTAGAACGGCATGCGCGCGGTGGTCGACTCCCACTCCGCGCGGAACTGCGGCAGGCCGTCGAGCAGCAGGATGATGCGGGGCTCGTCGCGCCCGGTGATCTCTCGGTACTCGGCGATGCTCGACGCGTTGGCGGCGCTGAACCGCTTGCCGCGGTCGTCGAGCACGGCGCCCAGCGACCGCATGATGCGCTGGACGCGCTCGGCGTCGTCTCCGGGGATGATCGATCCGACGTGCGGCAGCGTCTCGAGGGCCTTCAGCGACCCCGAGCCGAAGTCGAGACCGTAGACGGCGACGTTCTCGGGGCGGCGGCCGATCGCGGACGCGATCGCGATCGTGCGCAGCACGGTGGACTTTCCCGATCCGCTCGTGCCGTACACGAGCATCGAGCCGTCGCGGTCGGGCTGGAAGTACACGGCCTCCTGCAGCTGCCGTTCGGGCACGTCGCGCTTGCCGAGCAGGATCGCCCCCGCGCGGCCTGCGGGCAGCCGGCGGATGTCGACGGTCTGCTCGAGGTCGTCGAGCCACGGGCGGCGGGGAGCGGGGATCTTGGCCTGCTCGGCGGCGGCGATGAGCGTCGCGACGATGCGCTTCTGGTCGTTGGGCCCCGGGTCGGCGTCGTGCATGTTGTCGTCGCCGGCGTCGTCGAGCTCCCACTTCTGGATCGACCCGAAGCGCAGCTCGGCGACACTCACGTCGGCGACGGGCTTCTCGTCGGTGCTCCAGCCGCCGGCGTACGCCGACTGGAAGGGCACGAGCCGTCCGGGGCCGGTCTTCGCGATGCCGCGACCGGGGATGCTGGGGTCGAAGCTGCCCGCGATCGGATCGTCCACGACGTCCTTCGAGTCGGACTCGTCGGCCATGCGCAGCGCGACGCGCAGGTTCGTGTTCGCGCGCAGGTTGTCCTTGATGACGCCGGCGGGGCGCTGAGTGGCCATGATCAGATGGATGCCGAGAGAGCGGCCGCGCTGGGCGATGTCCACGACCCCGTCGACGAACTCCGGCACTTCACCGGCGAGGGCGGCGAACTCGTCGATCACCAGCACGAGAGCGGGCGGCGTATCGGGGTCGCGGCGCTTCTCCAGCTCGAGGAGGTCCTTGGCCTTCTTGCGGTTGAACAGGTGCTCGCGGTGGTGCAGCTCGGCGCGCAGGCTCGTGAGCGCACGGCGCACGAGGTGCGGGCTCAGGTCGGTGACGAGGCCGACGCAGTGCGGCAGCTCGACGCAGTCGGCGAACGCCGACCCGCCCTTGTAGTCGACGAACAGGAAGGTCACGCGGTCGGGGCTGTGCGCGGCGGCCATGCCCAGCACCCACGCCTGAAGGAACTCGGACTTCCCGGCGCCGGTCGTGCCGCCCACGAGCGCGTGCGGCCCTTGCAGCCGCAGGTCGAGCGTCATGGCATCCGACGCCCCCTGGCCGACGATCGCACGCAGGTTGCCGGCCTTCTTGAGCCGCGGCAGGGTCGCACCCGACCGGTCGATGATGGTGTTGTTCTCGCGCCAGCGGTCGATCGCGAAGCTCGGCTCGGCGACCATCTCGGGGCCGATGAGCGAGAGGAACATCACGGAGTTGGGGATGTCGGAGGAGTCCTCGATCACGGTGCTGGAGTCGGCGACCGGAGCCAGGCGCTTGGCGAGCATGGTCATCAGCTCGTTCGAGACGCCCTCGACCGCGGTGTCGGCGTACTCGACGCCGCTGAGCACGGTGCCGACCTGGGCGTGCTCGAGGCCGCCGGTCACGTCGAGGAAGCTGCGGCACACTGCCGGCAGCGCGTCGACGACCGGGGCGACGAACAGTCCGTAGACGCCGACGTCGGCGCCGCGTTCGAGCACCTGGGTCAGGCGGGCGCGGTCGACGGGCGCGTCGCCGGTGACGATGACGACCACGGCCGTCTGGCCGGGGAAGGTGGCTTCCTCCGCCGCGCGGCGCACGTCGGTGCCGTACCGCATAGGGTCCCAGTCCTCGTCGTAGGGGATGCGGGGCGAGGCGGCGGCCTTCGAACGCCGCATGACGAGTTCCTCCAGGCCCGACAGCAGTGCGGATCCGGTGGATGCCGAGTCCGACAGCGGCATGTCGCGGAACGGGCTGCGCTCGCTCGAGGTGTGCGGCAGCCACTTGAGCCACTCGAGCTCTTTGGCCCACTCCGGTTCGGTGAGGGCGACGGCGACCAGTTCGTTCGGCGAGTGCAGCCCGAACAGCTGCACCGACAGGCCGCGCAGGGCATCGGCGGCTTCGCGCATCGGGCCGGCGACGCCGATGACGCCGACGCTCTGCAACGACTCCAGCACCGGCACGCCGTCGATCCGGCGATACCGCTCGCGCAGCCGCTCGACCCGGTCGACATACTCCTGCAGAGCGTCGGGGTTCTCGCCGCTCTTGATCGTCGTGCGCGAGGGCGCCTCGCACGTGCCCAGCCGCACGGACAGGAAGTTCCAGTGCTCCGGGCGCCGCGTCCACAGCATCGGCCCCAGGCGCATGGCCTCGTCGAACACGACCGCGACCGGCGGCACCTCGGCGTTGCGGATCTCGCGCTCGCGCGGCCGTTCGCGGTAGAGCTTCTCCTCGGTCTCCTCGAAGGTCCGCTCGAACGTCTCGGCTTCCTTCCGCACGCGCTGCCCCACCTGGGTGCGCTGCGAGATGAAGTTCCCGAGCAGCATGAGCGGCGTCATGAAGATGATCACGAGCGAGCGCGGGTTGCCGTTGATGGCGAAGATCGTCGCGCCCAGGATGATCGGCGCGACGAGCATCGGCCATGGGAAGAGCCGCGTGGTCGGCTCCTTCGGCATCTTCGGCTCCGGCAGCTCTTCGCCCACGTAGCGCGGTTCGACGCGCGGGCTGCGGTTGAACAGCAGACTGCCGCCGCGCTCGAGTACGGGGTCGGGCTCATGCTGCGGCGCGAAGTCGTCGACCAGGCGCACGACCAGCTCGGTGTCACCCAGGACGAACCGCTGCCCGGGGATGACCCGCAGCCGCGGCACGAGTCCGCCGTCGATCACGATGCCGTTCGCGGAGTTGAGATCGACGATCTCGACGGCGGCGCCCACTTCGATGCGGGCATGGCGCTTGGAGATGAGCGGATCGTCGAGCACGACGTCGTTGTCGGGCGCGCGACCGATGGTGAAGTGGCCGCGCGGCAGCGGGAACTCGAGCCCGGCGACAGGGCCCGAAACCGCGGCGAGGACCGCGGTCGCCGGAGCGCCGGCAACCCGTGCGGGCTGGTAGTTCTCGCCGAGGTTGATGACCGAGGCGATGAATCCCGACCCGACCGGCGCATCGCTGATGAGCATGTTCGGGTCGAGCATGCTGAACTCGGTCGCCGTCGGCGGGGCGACGCTGAGGGTGAGGACGTCGTCGGCGGAGGCGACGATCTCGTGCTGCGGGTCGGCGTCGACGACCTGCCGGGCGACGTCGTGGACGGTCGCGGTGGTGTCCGAGGTGATGACGATGTCGGTGCGCTGCGCGTTGGCGCGCTGCAGGGTCAGTTTGAGTCTCATCTGGGTGTCCTCATCGGGGTGTCAGCCTCGGGAGATGCGGACCTGGGCGAACCGGTCCCCGAATCGGATGGTATCCCCGTCCGCCAGGGGAGTCTTCTCCCCCGCCGTCAGCGGCTGTTCGGTGCCGCCGCGGCTCAGGGCGCTGCCGTTGGTCGAGCCGCAGTCGACGACCACGACGATCCCGTCGCTGCGCAAGACGGCGAGATGGGTCTTCGAGACCGACATCGACGGGTCGTGGACGGGCACGAGCGCGAGCCCGGCGTCGGCGGGCCCTGCGGCGGGCGCCCGGCCGATGAGGGCGCCGCCCGCGTCGATGTCGATCGTCTCACCCGAGTCGAGCATGAGCGAGACCCGTACCGTCACGGGCACCGGTGCCGCGTCGGGTGCGTGTGCCGCGAGGGATGCCGGTGGCGCGACGGCCGGCGCCGGTGCGGCCGGTGCCGGTACGGCCGCGGCTGCAGGTCTCGCCGCGGCAGGCGCGGGGTCGCTCGGCAGCAGCTGCGGGGGCGCCCAGGCCGTAGGTGACGGAGTGGATGCCGCGGGCCGCACCACCGGCGGCACCGCGACCCCGGGTGCGGCGTCGGGCGACGACATCGCCGGGGGCTGCGGTGTGAAGGCTGACGGCACGACCACCGTCGGGATCGCGGGCGGCTCCTCACCGGGCCCAGCGGTGGGCTCGGGCCGCGCCGCGCCGAGCACTCCCCCGCTGCTGCGGGTGACGGGGATGTACACGTCGGGACCGCGGTGCCCGGCGGACGTCGCGAGCGAGGGCAGCACGCTGCGCTCGTCGACGAGGTCGGTGGCGGCGGCCTTGCGGGCGATCCGCATGCGCTTGGCGTCGTACGGGTTCAGGCCCCGCCGGGCGTCGACGAACCAGGTCTGCGCGACGCGATCGGGCCAGCCCCGCCCGCGCTTCTCCGGATCGAACAGGGGCGAGAGGGCGACCACCAGCAGCGGTCCGATCAGCACGACGATGAAGCTCCCCCACATGATGAGGTAGCGCACCACGGCCCCCCGCCAGAACTTGGGCCGCTCGAGCGTGCGCACATTCACGACGCGGATGCCGGTCAGCATCTTCCCGAAGGTCACGCCCCTCCGGCCGTTGAGCACGAGCTGGACGATGATGAACGCCGTCGTCAGCACGGAGGAGACGAGTCCGGCAAGTCCCACCCACAGCAGGTCGTTCCGGCCGAACAGCGCCGCCGGGTCGCCCTCGGCGACCACCTGGAGCAATGCCGGCAGCGTCACGATCAGCATCGGCAGCTGCAGCAGCGCGACCAGCAGGATCTCGAAGACCGTCGAGAGCACGCGACGGCCGAACGGCGCGGGGATCAGGCCGAGCGACGCGGCATACTCCGGCCGTGCCCGCCCGTACGCGTCGAGCCCTTCGATGGGACGCTCATCGTCGTCGATCTCCCAGATCGACCCGCCGGGCCTGGCGCGTCGCGCCTCGCTGTCGCTCACAGATGCCGCGCGATCAGTGGAAGAAGTGCCGCTCGCCGGTGAAGAACATCGTCACGTTCGCCGCGCGCGCGGCGTCGATGACCTCCTGGTCGCGCACCGAACCGCCGGGCTGGATGATCGTCTTGATCCCCGCGTCGATGAGCACCTGGGGGCCGTCTGCGAACGGGAAGAACGCGTCCGAGGCCGCCACCGAGCCGGCCGCACGCGCACCGGCTCGCTCGACGGCCAGGCGGCACGAGTCGACGCGGTTGACCTGTCCCATGCCGACGCCGACCGTGGCCGAGCCCTGCGCGAGCACGATGGCGTTGGACTTGACCGCCCGGCACGCCTTCCAGGCGAAGATCATGCCCTCGAGCTCTTCCGGGGCAGGGCGCTCTCCGGCCACGAGCTCCCAGTCGTTGGCCACCGAGACGATGTCGTCGGGGAACCGGTCGGCGTCCTGCAGCAGCAGGCCGCCCGAGACGAGGCGCACGTCCATCGTCTCCTGCTGCCAGTCGGTGGGCAGTTGCAGCACCCGCAGGTTCTTCTTGAGCCGGAACACCTCGAGCGCCTCGGGCTCGAAGTCGGGGGCGATGATGACCTCGGTGAAGATGTCGCGCAGGTTCTCGGCCATCTTCAGCGTCACGGTGCGGTTCGCGGCGATCACGCCGCCGAACGCCGAGACCGGGTCGCACTCGTGGGCGCGCAGGTGCGCCGAGGCGATCGGGTCGAGCGCGTTGGGCGCGGTCACGGCGATGCCGCACGGGTTCGCGTGCTTGATGATGGCCACCGCGGGCTTGACCATGTCGAACGCGGCGCGCAGCGCGGCATCCGCATCGACATAGTTGTTGTACGACATCCCCTTGCCCTGCAGCTGGGTCGCCTGAGCGATGCCGTGGCCGCCGACGCGGGTGTAGATCGCGGCGCGCTGGTGCGAATTCTCGCCGTAGCGCAGCGTCTCGAGGCGCTCGGCCTTTATCGTCAGGTGCTGGGGCAGGTCGCCCTCTTCGCCGATGGTCTCCTCGGCGAACCAGGTCGCCACGGCGCGGTCGTAGGTCGCGGTGTGGGTGAACGCGCGTGCGGCCAGCTCACGACGCTGGGCGAGGCTCGTGCCGCCCTTGCCGAGCGACTCGATGATCGCCGGGTACGACTCGGGTGAGACGACCACGGCCACGTTGGCGAAGTTCTTCGCCGAGGCGCGCACCATGGCGGGTCCCCCGATGTCGATCTGCTCGACGACGGCATCGCCGGTGGCTCCGGATGCCACGGTCTCGGCGAACGGGTACAGGTTCACCACGACCAGCTCGAAGGGGAGGATGCCGAGGTCGGCCAGCTGTTGCTCGTGGTCTTCGAGGCGCAGGTCGGCGAGGAGGCCGGCGTGGACGGCCGGGTGCAGCGTCTTCACGCGGCCGCCGAGCGACTCGGGGAACCCGGTGACGGTCGACACGTCGGTCACCTCGTGGCCGGCGTCGCGGATGGTCTGGGCCGTCGAGCCGGTCGACACGATGTCGACGCCGGCGTCGGCGAGTGCCTGCGCAAGGGACAGCAGGTCGGACTTGTCGCTGACCGAGACGAGTGCGCGGCGCACGGGGACGACGTCGCGGTGACGGTAGCGCGCGGGATCGATGGTCGGACCGGCCATGGGGGTCTCCAGAGTGTCGGGGTCGGGTCAGGGGGTGAGTGCGGCGAGGTCGAGCGTGCCGGTGGCGATGCGCCGGACGACGTCGATCAGGAGCCTGCGCTCGACGGGCTTGATGCGCTCGTGCAGGGTGTGCTCGGTGTCACCGGGCAGGACCGGCACGCGTTCCTGCGCGATGATCGGACCGGCATCCACCCCGTTGTCGACGACGATGACGCTCGCGCCGGTCTCGGTCACGCCGGCGGCGAGCGCGTCGCGGACGCCGTGCGCTCCGGGGAACTCAGGCAGGTAGGCGGGGTGCGTGTTGATGAGCTGCGGCGCCCAGGCGTCGACGACCGTCGCGGGCAGCAGCCGCATGAGGCCGCTGAGGACGACGAGGTCGGGCTTCCAGACTTCGAGCTGTGCCTGCAGCTCCTCGCCCCACTCCTCCCGGGTCTCGAACTGGCCGAACGGCACCATGAAGGTCGGGATGCCGAACTCCTCGGCGTGCTCGAACCCGTCGGCCTGCCGGTCGGCCCCCACGACGACCACGCGAGCGGGGAAATCGGGGTCGCTGGCGGCGTCCAGGAGCGCTCGCAGATTCGAGCCGGCTCCGGAGATCAGGACGGCGACCGTGAGCACCCGGTCAGTCTACCGGCGGTCGCGGGTGATCCTCGGCGTCGCCCCGAGGCGGCAGATGCTCGTCGAGCGGAATGGTCTCGGTCGCGTCGAACGGAGCCGGTTCGAGCTTCCCCGTGCGGGTGGCCGCGTCCGACGACCCCGGCTCGGTGGAGTAGCCGGAGCCCAAGGGGTCAATCGGCTCAGTCGGATCGCCGGGGCCGAGGGGCCCGACCGGTGCGGCGGCGTCACGTGGCGTCATCGGCGCGGTGGGCCGGCCGGAGTCGTACGGCGCGATCGGCTGGGTGGTGTCACCGTACCCGGCCGGCGACATCGGCTCTGCAGGATCGTGCGACTCGGCAGGATCGGGCACACCTGCCGGTGCAACGGGCTCGGTGTCGAGGTGG
This DNA window, taken from Microbacterium invictum, encodes the following:
- the purH gene encoding bifunctional phosphoribosylaminoimidazolecarboxamide formyltransferase/IMP cyclohydrolase, translated to MAGPTIDPARYRHRDVVPVRRALVSVSDKSDLLSLAQALADAGVDIVSTGSTAQTIRDAGHEVTDVSTVTGFPESLGGRVKTLHPAVHAGLLADLRLEDHEQQLADLGILPFELVVVNLYPFAETVASGATGDAVVEQIDIGGPAMVRASAKNFANVAVVVSPESYPAIIESLGKGGTSLAQRRELAARAFTHTATYDRAVATWFAEETIGEEGDLPQHLTIKAERLETLRYGENSHQRAAIYTRVGGHGIAQATQLQGKGMSYNNYVDADAALRAAFDMVKPAVAIIKHANPCGIAVTAPNALDPIASAHLRAHECDPVSAFGGVIAANRTVTLKMAENLRDIFTEVIIAPDFEPEALEVFRLKKNLRVLQLPTDWQQETMDVRLVSGGLLLQDADRFPDDIVSVANDWELVAGERPAPEELEGMIFAWKACRAVKSNAIVLAQGSATVGVGMGQVNRVDSCRLAVERAGARAAGSVAASDAFFPFADGPQVLIDAGIKTIIQPGGSVRDQEVIDAARAANVTMFFTGERHFFH
- the purN gene encoding phosphoribosylglycinamide formyltransferase, encoding MLTVAVLISGAGSNLRALLDAASDPDFPARVVVVGADRQADGFEHAEEFGIPTFMVPFGQFETREEWGEELQAQLEVWKPDLVVLSGLMRLLPATVVDAWAPQLINTHPAYLPEFPGAHGVRDALAAGVTETGASVIVVDNGVDAGPIIAQERVPVLPGDTEHTLHERIKPVERRLLIDVVRRIATGTLDLAALTP